A part of Phoenix dactylifera cultivar Barhee BC4 chromosome 2, palm_55x_up_171113_PBpolish2nd_filt_p, whole genome shotgun sequence genomic DNA contains:
- the LOC103708699 gene encoding SKP1-like protein 1, translated as MASSAEKGKNIVLRSRNGEEFEVEESTARQSEVIGNVIDDGCAEDGIPLPIVDTRTLAKVIEYCRKHAGATSELGDDGNADEEIKSWDAAYIDVHLDVLFDLLRASNFLNIPGLLDLACKKLANMIKGKSVEEIRRTFNIQNDFTPEEEEEIRKQNQWAFE; from the exons ATGGCGTCGTCGGCTGAGAAAGGGAAGAACATCGTTCTAAGGAGCCGGAACGGTGAGGAGTTCGAAGTGGAGGAGTCAACGGCGAGGCAGTCGGAGGTGATCGGCAACGTCATCGACGATGGCTGCGCGGAGGACGGGATCCCTCTCCCGATCGTCGACACGAGGACCCTCGCCAAGGTGATCGAATACTGCAGGAAGCATGCCGGCGCCACCAGCGAGCTCGGCGACGACGGCAATGCTGATGAGGAGATCAAGAGCTGGGACGCTGCGTATATTGATGTGCACCTGGACGTCCTCTTTGACCTCCTTCGG GCTTCCAATTTTCTCAATATCCCAGGTCTCTTGGACCTTGCATGCAAAAAACTGGCTAATATGATCAAGGGGAAGAGTGTTGAGGAGATCCGTAGGACTTTCAACATTCAGAATGACTTCACtccagaggaagaggaagagatcCGGAAGCAGAACCAGTGGGCCTTCGAGTAA